The following is a genomic window from Melitaea cinxia chromosome 24, ilMelCinx1.1, whole genome shotgun sequence.
CCCCCTAGAACATTTTTCCTATATAATGATCAATGTCCAAGGGCTGTCACCATTGAATAAATGCAACatacactttttaaattttaaacattttttaaattgcaaaactttttaatgtggaatattttattgatgaaaatgtcacataagtaaataatataggtatgttatgatttaaaaaaaaaacactacaagATACGAATTAGATATTCCGTATTTGGCATTTGCAGATGCCGATAGATAAGTACAATTGAATAGTGTCATGgtaataaagatttatatttataattaactaactGTACATACgatcacaaaataattttcaatgtgTCAAGACAGTCACAGCGAGAAATTTGAAAGAAATAGTAGTTTTATGGATTTTTCACACAAAATATATTCGAGATGTGCTATCATATTTTGCGACATTACTTTAAGACACtgtaatttaatatctatagtCCTATACATTGATTTTGGCTTAacgttaacataattaaaagaaTAGTCTCAAACACAAGTCTTGACGACTTTTTCATGTAGtacaaaaattttgttaaattttatgatttaatagaaaataaaagccATGAATGTATAGGAAATATGCCTATTTACTAACTTccatttctatataatatattattaatgtcgCTTTACCGCATTGACAACGTCTCCACTCACTTTTCTTAAACCGTATCCGCTGCCAGCTTTGCGAGTACATTCTCAATAACGCAAGTatccctattatggatcgccattttgaggctgtgctcgaggatcTGTTTTCGGTTTGCCTCCACCACCTTTTTGACGAAGTGACAGATCGCGTCACCCTTGTCGTCGGTGTAGTAGACTGTttgtgtgtctagtcaccgcaaCCACCGCCTGTGAGGCACTGTCATGGATTCGGAGCCTCTCCGCCCTCATCTGGACAACAATGACTTTTTCACTCGTCTgtccctgcgcctcgtggattgTCATGATTCTCGACCCCTCCCCGGCACCGTACCCCCGACTCATCAACGCCTTCTTCTCCTTTTGAGTGAAAGAGAGGTACAGAGTCCGGTCCTGTTCTGCTGAGATTCGGGAGCCGGTGAATCCTTCCATGCGCAGGGAGTGGATGATCGGGCTCGAGCTGTAGATTCTATCGTACTGATGGCGAAAGCAACGTCTTTTGGATTTCGGTGCCTGCACGCACATACTAAATGCTAACAAGGACACACCGATGCTAGTGCATAATAGTTCGAAGTACCTAACGGATAAAATCGCACAAACGTCAAATCTGCGTGGGGATTTTACGAAGGATTACGGAAGGATTATCGGTATTTTCAAAATCGAATATCTTTTTTCCCCCGCAAGCTACGAAATTGCTcccatacaacaaaaaaaatatatttttaaagacctTTCTAATGGTACCAATTTAAATTTGCTACGAGGTGGGTAGGTTTTGTTCCatgttctttaaaaataagttacagGAGACAACCCTACGGGAAAAAAATTGGTGGGCAATGTCGTCAACAATGCTTCAAAATCGTGCATGTGACTTTGCCAACCAacgtattttatgattttataagattcattgtgtgttattttaatgtatattaatcatttcataTATACTAACGGtggcaaaaaaattatttacctgCTGTAACTGCAACTATTACTTTTTGGCAAAGTTTTTGTACTGGTTTTTGCCCGCGAAAAAACACTACCAACTTGTACAAGTTCTTACAGGCAACTGAAGTGAcatcggtgatattacatcacttaatattgttagaaaaataatcaagtTTCTATTACAgacataaaaatacttcaaactaCAGCCAAATTAGCTATGTGTCGAGTTTTCCAAAAAATACCCAACTGGGCAAAGTCAACGCTCAAGGGCAAAGTTGCCATGTTTTACGGTAGTAGtagtaggggaacaccgggcaagacggggtggtgggcaagacggggcatcaggctttttaggtaatttaaattgatcaatctCATTCGCTCTGCCATCTCGCTACTTGCCGCCACGACAGCTCTTAGTCACACGAGTACTAACACGGCggctattcatttgttttagttatcgtAGAAAAGCAGATTTCgtttgttcgtattaaaatttcttatatgtaCGTTTCATAGTGCATGAAACTTGTATTTGGTGAATTTTAAGCGGCACCTCGGTTAATCCTATCTACAGTACACTGCAGTAACAggtaataacttgttttgttgtgaaacattattcaatttttttttgtttgaatattaattttgaaacgaatcaacgggcaagatggggtatctgTTACCCCATATTGCCTgacacgattttgattatttatatttttttatatattgttttaggatggtttatatttaaaaaaagtcatatatgtttataaaagaaactcagGAAGAGGAAAACAGTCAAGGGAAGCACTGAATAAGGCGACAGAAGTTGTTTTGAAGCGAGAAATGGGATATATGTTGGCTGCAAAAATTTTCTTAGTCTCACAAACTACATTGGAATGAAAGGTAAAAAAGgctaaaaaataatgtaaaggtacctttgggtaccagtattttcgcaaaaagaagaagaggatGAGCTTGATGGATTATTTACCAGACATagaaatcgggttttttttaaactgtagatactgtggcagcacctcttacaacaacagcaacgagcactgcagttgttgttacagatcctgctacttcaacagttgtgacaactagtacaactgaaattaacacatatttaaatttgagtccttcccctagattttcttattggcctaatttagtgcattagccagcccaaagcaactattgcctccagtgaccaagaagacattaaaagtgacgaaaaaacgcggtaaaactactatcataacctcttcaccctataaacagaagttgttaagagttaagttagaagaatttattttaaaaaaatgtgacagaaaagttaaaaaagcaaaacaaggaaatcagacagagaaaaaaggaagagaaacaaaacctatttcaagactaaagccacaaagaaatataatccaAAGAAACGTATTAGACAGTCGTCTTCTGAAAAGAGTGATGTTGAAACCGAAAACACTCCATGCCTACATTCTACAGGGTTATTTTTCGACTCCAAGAAAGGTTGGATTGCTTATTCTTCTTGTGGTAAATGGTTACATTATGGCTGCGCAGGAGTGGATGATAATGATGccgaagcaacattcatttgcgagttctgcactcctgaatagtcgagagaatggctataccccatcttgcccattaggcccaccccatcttacccgacctatcgggcatgatggggtgatatttcatattttacattttgttatattattaacaattctatggtgctgtgttcctaatttaaatttaatatgtaagattgataactacaagcctgattaagaataaatatgattatgaaaccatgaacccctacgatttctggagctttaaaccttaactaccccatcttgcccggtgttcccctaatactctttattgtacaccattaaaagaaacaacagagaaaaaaaaacataaaatgaaagatgtacaaaggcggtcgtatcgctgaaagagcgatctcttccagacaacctttgggtataggacacgaaatagaaactgcagttaggaagtaaacaaacgattggtgtgcgaattagaatactcgaacaaagtactaatagacaatatataataataataaacatacataacacttacatatataaaatacacatataatacatacatatatatatatatatatatatatatatatatatatatataggtatatatatatacatagtaaatatatattatatcatacaaagacgatataggcgatcatgacgtgcttagtgacaaataatgtagtttaaggtattttttgaaAGAGAAGAGAGATTGAGCTTGTCTAATAGGaagaggaagagagttccaaagttggaCAGCTTTAACGGAGAAGGAGTTAGAGTAATAAGAAGTGGTATGAGACGGAATTTTAAGGATTAAATTGGTGTCAGATCGAAGGGAACGATCATGGGTGTCGCAAAGAAACTCAAAGCGTTCCTTGAGGTAAGAAGGTGAATCAGGACGAAACAACACGCGATATAGCAGTGAgaggatatgagtattcctgcggaagcggattgggagccacttgagttgattgcGGAAATtggagacatggtcatatttgcgaagaccaaatatgaaccgtatacaGAGATTTTGGaggcgctcaagtttatttaattgctcctccTTAAGGTCAAGAAAGcaagtatcagcatagtcaagaattggtagaaggagtgactgtgctaacgcaattttggtgGGCAGTGGAAGGAAATATTGTAGTCGACGAAGTGAATTGATTGCAGCAAACACCTTGCGGCTCAACTCGTTCACCTGAGGTGTCCAGGAGAGACAGTTATCAAAAATCACACCGAGATTTTTTACTTTGTCACAGAAGTTAATGGCAGTTTTATTAAAGATGACAGGTGGAACAAGTGACCAATCTATTCGACAAGCTAGTTTTGGATTGCCAATTAcaattacttgacatttttcCGGATTAACCTTTAGTCCAAATGAGGTACTCCAACTATAGATTTTGTCCAAGTCattgtttatcttatttatacatataggcAGATCACTCAATTTAGAATGGCAGTAAATTTGAAGATCATCTGCATacaagtggtagagagaagatatTTGGAGGCATATTgaatatataagtaattaagaATGAATCAATCCTGTATATGGGGACCGATGGCTTTACGCACTCCTAGGCTCTCCTTGTCTAAATACAAGGCAACATTTGTGCATTCTAACTATTAACAGGAAATCGACAACTGTCGTTAAGGCGACTTTCGCGTtaaggaatttcctgctcaaaatatggagcatcccgactggggtagtacctcgaccttacagaagatcacagcaaaataatactgctttcaagcagtatagtgttcctgttggtgagtaaggtgaccagagctcctggggggattggggattaggtcggcaacgcgcttgcgatgcttctggtgttgcaggtgtctataagctacggtaatcgcttaccatcaagtgagtcgtacgcttttttgtcgacctagtgatgtataaaaaaaaatgtagatttgAGTAccgacaataattaaaattcataaaataaattatgttttctgTATTCGTGgattttttattgtaagtatTAATAAGGATATGgggctattttgtttataattttatggaTTTATAATAAGTAAGATTTGTTTTCACGAATTTAGTTGACTTTCTTCCTAAAGATATATCTACAAAACTGCCAGTTTTCATATTTCTCTTAGCGCCTTGGACCagtgacgtcataagcgaaaCAAAGTACAATACACAGCtgatttttcaaacaaaagcacATGAAAGTTTTTCAGTAGCTGTTTGGGTTTGAACTTTCAGCTTAAGTCCACGACATAGAAGGTTATAtctcaaagaaaaaatataagtttgttgTTGAAAGCATTAATCATCGTTTCAATCATAAAATAGGAAAGTGAGGAACTTTCTACACTGTTACTGGTTGTTTTTAACGGACTATAGGTACTACTTTACCTTCTTAATGATTTACTTAGTAGAtaccaaagagtaaaataacttgcttatacAAGTAGATACTACTTAGAATTTAAAAAGATACCTACCTAATTCCACATTGGTTTTGTCAGTAGGTCTTTGGTGCACTAATGAAAACTGTTTCAAAACTAATGGTTTTAAAATCGTTtgcattttgtttcttttttttttgacttgATACAAATTGTTTCtttaatatcttaatttttaaaaaagtttctatGTTTTTTTCATGTTAAATTCATAGGTAAAAAGATGATATCTTTCTGCGTGTGctataattatactaaattcaattttatatcgTTTCGTGCTAACATGAATAAattgtatgtaaaattaataCGCTTTTTAACAATtcctttaaataaacaatataataaaattttggatattttttatctgtttttttattttatttattattgattaaaaactCTATTTGAAGAAAACCTACCTATTGTAGTTACGCTTGCTCATTGGTCCAAAGGTCTAGTACTTATTAAACAACCAATCACAGACtcttaaaatctttattatgTCAAGTTCACAACGAAAGCCTACTTATCTGACTATTTGGATTTGATATTTAACTACTGTACAATTGTACATTTCGTGTGTTAAATTAAACTACAAATgtgagttttatatttaatattttttatttctaatttctattttttattttctataccGCAACAGTACATTTAGGGATAGAATATAAGGCAATATTACTTTTGCTCTAGTGTTATGTAAGAATGTCAGTGGTTCCAATGTTAcagtaaaatgtttattttttaaacgttttccgtctattctaaatttaaaatcgagtttttaagttatatatgtACTAGGAATGAGATTTATtcacttatattattaaattaaacatcttTTTATGGTATCTTAAATATGGAGAAataaccttatttttttttatatacattattttcatataattttggTTTCAGATATACCAAaagcattatttattttcaataatgaaCATTAATAATGTCACAgttaaccaattttttttttatatcaattattttgaTCACAGACCAGCAAAATTTAAAtctgacttttttatttattgacaaaaattataaaaaaaaaaaaatcaataaattaatacatgAGTTACTAAATTTGTCGCtgtaaatcataattataatttatttttaagttcaagGATGGCAGACAAGGCAGTAGCAACCGTCTCAAAGCCTGTGATGCGAGGTCTCCTCCACAACGTAATTAAGCGCAACCTCATAGTTGCCATTGTCCTCTCTACTGCATGCGGATTTTCATATAAGTTCTTTGTTGGTAACGTTCGCAAACAGAAGTACGCTGAATTCTACAGGTAATTTTATCATGATTATATTATGACCTTCCACACACCACCACCTGCCACCCACACAGGGTCTATGATTTTGTCCCaccaagtaaataaatatatatcttttacaTTCACACATGGTTGTCCATTTCTTAGTTATGCAACTTAATGCCTGAAtattaggtaacagccgactgctgagatattttttttttgtaaatacacaTAATACAACATGTTGTTAAACTGGCATCCTTCCATTTAACTGGGATAtcagaattatatttatataaaattaccgtCGTTTTTACGTTAGTGCCGTGTCAATGACCAAGTCACCTGAGTTATACAGTTTAGTTGGTTATTTGAAAatatcttttcaatatttttttcaaatttctcaattttaaagttacataGTAATGAGCAATACTTActactatttcatttttttcacaTATTGTTTCGGCTATGGTATGCCTCCATGTATCACTGTCTATATGGCCCTAAATGGAAAGACCCCAGTTTAATACCAggttgtataaatattatgaaaaatactCCTGGAATTGGGGTGGGAATCAAATCTGGGAAGTTTCTTGTAGcggaaagcagggtcactgcaaactgcaccATTGAGCTATTTAAATCAGAGCAGAAACTTGATAGCCCTTGTTGAGGGTCCCTAGTACCAGGGTTGTTTACCTTACCAGGGTTGCCTGAGACTCCACTCTCTATGGCTTAAGGTATTATTAGAAAAAGTAGGTAGCAgtttttgcattaaaaaaaaatattttttaaaatcaaataaataattatttaaaatcaaataaataattatttaaaatcaaataaataattatttaaaatcaaataaataattaacaaaatataaatgtaatcatTTACTAGATGTTAGTTTCTTTGTAAagcaaatttttttgtttatatcatGTCATAATATGATTTTGGCCCTTTGAAACTACAACCTGGGTTGTGTTACTCGAAGTGTATCATCTatacgaaataatttttttttacaggacCTATGATGCTGAGAAAGAATTCGAAGAAATGCGCAAGAAGGGTCTTTTCCAATCCTGCTAAATTGTCTATCGTTATGTAgttgtattattttgctgtataatgtaatttaaaaaaattaaaaataattttaaaaaagttgttttcttttaaatgagaaaatccattagcaataattgtgtttgctcgcaaacgaaaaaaaaccgacttcaattacatcgacgagtaatataacgtagatcgacgcaaaaatagtcaagtaacaacgcattatcaaagattactcaaaaagtagttatcagatctcgatgaaatttaaatgtgaccacatgataaacatcggctttcgattaaattaaaaatcattaaaatcggtacacctaataaaaagttattgcagattttcaagaagttccctcgatttctctgggatcccatcatcagatcctggtttccttatcatggtactaaacttgggatatctcctttccaacaaaaaaagaattatcaaaatcggttcatccagtagaaagttatgcggtataatacaacgtaggtcgacgaaaaaagcgtcaagtaaaaacgcattattagatatagctcgaaaagtagttgttagatctcaaataaatttaaatgggaccaattggcacacactacctttcgattaaaagaaaatttgtcgaaatcgctccacccagtcaaaagttctgatgtaacatacataaaaaaaaataaaataaaataaaatactgtcgaattgagaacctcctccttttttggaagtcggttaaaaaatgtacttaaaatttgaatcttgaatttaataaaaagttgccTATAGAAAATGGAGAATcatccataatttttttttattaaaaagagatactacatatataataagattTTCAATATGGCTCCTATATTCCAATAAAGGCCATTATTTCTTTCGTAGAATACCTAGATAGAACATTTATATTCAACAGTCATATAAACACACAGTGATATACAAAGGTGCTCCCATCGCttggtagagatctcttccagacaacctttagatagAGGAAAATATGTATAGAAAAGGTAGATGCAGCAACATAATTTAAGTATAATTCGTAAATAAAAGAATGTAAACATGGTGCATTTTCGTTCTCTACATagtaaatacacaaaataactacacatatatcatcattacagcctatacagtccactgctggtcataggcctccacaagtttacgccaaaaataacgtgaactcatgtgttttgcccatagtcaccacgctgggcaggcgggttggtgaccgcagtactggctttgtcgcaccgaagacgctgctgcccgtcttcggcctgtgtatttcaaagccagcagttggatggttatcccgccatcggtcggcttcttaagttccaaggtggttgtggaaccttgttatcccttagtcgcctcttatgacacccacgggaagagagggggtggctaaattctttagtgccgtagccacacagcacagcactacacatatatatgtgtatatatatatacacattcaTAACAAACATAGCATGCCGTCACAAGTTATCAAAGTTAatacgataattgtgtttgctggctaacgaaaaaaaaccgatttcaattacattgataagtagtacaacgtaggtagacgaaaaaacagtcaagtaaatacgctaaTAAGATTACTCCAAACGTTGTAATCAGaccttgatgaaatttaaatatcacatgaccacatgataagcatcggctttcgattaaattaaaaatcatcaaaatcggtacacccagtaaaaagttatgcggatttttgagggtttccctcgatttatctgggatcccatcatcagatcctggtttccttatcatggtccCACACtcaggatatcttctttccaacaaaaaaaaagaaatatcaaaatcggttcataaacgacgaagttatacccgaagatacataatatatataatatatatacggtcgaattgagtaacctcctccatttttgaagtcggttaaaaatagaagaTTGTAACAAATAAGTTGATGTGATGCAAATTGACaaaaacaaactaattttataattagtttgtaattttatacttagTTTCATAGTGAGGTAGTGGGCGAATCGAACTCgtaaccgtcggtgtttaggcgccgcctacaccagagcggtcttcagactaaatttttaaaagaaataagtgATTGTGCTTTTCGCTCGTATTTACAAAGACATGGATAGTTacgatttttataagtaagtaaacatctaattataataaatacataggtatacatagtcgaattaattaatattaaaaaaaaagaaaaataagttttaCATATTGTACCTGCcggtaaattaaaaaactgGCGCGCCCACACATTCACATTTTACATATACATGCCGTGTGAGTCATCTTTACATTACAGACTGCTTGACGTTTGCTATCAGCGACAACCGTACCGTGTGACGATTGCGGTTGACGGTTTATTTTGAACCctccataaaaaataaaaagttttcactttttagcaaaaattgtaataagtatatcgaaaaatttaagtaaagatgtatgttttattaaaacagtttCATACTTACATTTACGAAGTACCGTAACTGTGAATTAATGTAATAGAATATTGTTTTTGTGAAACAATGtactttattataatgataataaacaatatagccCCCATTAACTCGCGGGAAGTTCCCCTCGCAGACATCCCAAGGGGGGAACCAAGTGGTGACAGCAGACGCTGAGATGGCCGAATAATGTCCGGGCATCTCAACGTCCTCCAGGCGAACTTCAACCACTGCGCTGGGGCCCAGGACCTTTTCTTGCAGTCCATGGCGGAGTGGTGTGTTGACGTCGCGATCGTCGCCGAACCATATGCCGTGCCTTCTTACCCACACTGGGCGGGAGACACCGAGGGATTGGTGGCGATCGTGATGAGGCCTGGAGCTGGACTCCCCCTTGTCATCAAGGCGAGGGGACATGGGTATGTGGCTGCGGTTCGGGGGGAGGTGGCTTTCGTCGGAGTCTACTTCTCCCCGAACCTGGCGGCCTTGGAACGGTTTCTCGACGTTCTGGGGCCGCTGGTGGGGCAGCTAGCTCCCCTTCAGGTTTTCGTAGCCGGCGACCTCAATGCCAAGTCCACGGCTTGGGGAAATCCGGTTACGAACCCAAAAGGGAGGGAGGTGGAGGAGTGGGCGCTTGCTGCCGGACTATCCCTGCTCAATGTGGGGGCAGTCCAGACGTGCGTGCGTTGGTCGGGAGGTTCCGTGGTAGACGTCACGTTTGCCACGCCAGCCTACGCACGCAGAGTGGAGGGGTGGAGGGTGGAAACGgaggtggagactctctcggaccaTCGATACATAAGGTTCGAGGTGTCTCCAGCTCCCGTCCGTCCGGCGTCATCGTCGTCGTCAACGTTGTCCAGGGGGTGTAGCCAGTTTCCACGTTGGGCACTCTCCAAGCTCAACCGGGAACTGGCAGAGGAGGCCGCAATCGTCGGCCGCTGGAGTCTCCCGCCATTGCTGGAGTTTGGGGTGGATGAGGCGGCTAATCGGCTCTGCGACACATTTACCGCTGTCTGCAGAGCGGCCATGCCACTTGCGAAGCGTCTACCCTAACGGCGGGCGCTCTACTGGTGGTCGGCTGAGATAGCCAGTCTCCGGGCCGCCTGCAACGGGGCCAGGAGGCAATATACTCGGAGCAGGCGGAGACGCCCCCAGGACGTGGACAGGGACGACAGGCTGCGCAGGATCTACGTGGAGAAAAGGAAGATCCTGCAGCAGGCCATATGCCGAGCCAAGGAGGAGGCCTGGTTGGAGTTAGTTGGGGGTCTAGAGAGAGACCCCTGGGGCCGACCGTATAATTGGGCGCGGAACAAGCTCCGCGCCCAGTCGGCCCCCATCAGCGAAACGCTCCAGCCAGAGCAACTGGGAAGGATCGTCGGGGAACTCTTTCCCGACGAACCCGAGGGTTTCATGCCCCCCCGGAAGGCTCGGCAGACGCCGGACGAGGAGGAGAGTGTTCCGCCACCCGTCACAGAGGCTGAAATGGAGGCAGCTCTGTCCCGCCTTCAGAGTAAGAAGAGGGCGCCGGGTCCAGACGGGGTGCACGGGAGAGTACTTGGGATCGCTCTCGGGCACCTCGGCGATAGCCTCCGGGAACTGTTTGACCGCTGCCTGCGGTCTGGCCAGTTCCCGGGGCCTGGAAGGAGGGTCGGCTTTGCCTACTTCCTAAGGCAGGGCGGACCCCGGACTCGGCTTCGTCGGTGCGACCGGTGGTGTTGCTGAACGAAGCTGGGAAACTCTTGGAGAGAATAGTGGCTTCCCGGCTCGTTCAGCACCTGGAGGAGGGCTCGGGACCTGGACTCTCGGAATCccaattcgggtttcgagcgCGCCGGTCGACCATCGAACGCCCTCAAACGCCTACGGGCGGTGACGGGTGAAGCGGAACACAAGAGGGAGGTGGTGCTCGCGGTGTCGTTGGACAGcgcgaacgccttcaacagcctccCGCATGCAGTGATTCGGGAGGCACTGAAATTCTTCAGAGTACCCCCGTATCTAGGGAGgctgctggaggcgtacctctccgatcgcaaagtaggcctcgaaaatcggtcggggtccgtggagtggcggcTGGTCGGCTGCGGTGTCCCACAgggatcggtgctgggcccgatcGTGTGGGACATCGGGTACGACTGGGTCCTGCAaggccgtctcctccccgggatgggtgtcatttgctacgcggatgacactctcgtttactcccggggacgagactataaggaggcggcgcggctggctgaggtcggactcgacctcgtgatcagccgcataaagagtttggggcttcgtgtcagaattgaaaagaccgaagccctcctcttccgcgggaccggacgcaagggacccccaccgggggctaccctgcagatcggagaggggagggtcaggatgagctccgaaatgaaatatttggggctcatccttgacggagggtggaccttcggtccacacttcgctatggtgggaccgaaggtcgtgaaggtggcgagttcactgggcagactcctcccgaacctcggaggacccagcgccgcctgcaggcagctatattccggagtctgccggagtatggcgacgtacggtgacccggtttgggcggatcgcctcactgcgaggaataaggccgcactgcggtcggcgcagaagatcatcgcggtgagggtgattcgggggtatcgtacggtatcgtgggctgcagctactgctctagctggtGACCCCCCGTGGGAGTTCGTGGCGAAGGTctttgccgagaccta
Proteins encoded in this region:
- the LOC123665654 gene encoding cytochrome c oxidase subunit 6C, coding for MADKAVATVSKPVMRGLLHNVIKRNLIVAIVLSTACGFSYKFFVGNVRKQKYAEFYRTYDAEKEFEEMRKKGLFQSC